A single window of Asticcacaulis sp. AND118 DNA harbors:
- a CDS encoding MFS transporter, producing the protein MQAPSGTNAPAGATRYRWLVVTLLFTAMVINYVDRQTVSLLKPTLQTEFGWSEIDYADLVFWFQFAYALSYLAFGKIVDRFGARVGFSLAFVIWQAAHIGHAAMTSLKDAIFARVFLGIGEGGAFPGGVKAVSEWFPKSERAFAMGLFNAGTNIGAIVTPLVIPAITLAFGWQAAFIFTGVVGLLWLPVWWVLYRRPREHKKVNALELNHIEQDPVVTVQKVSWLKVLSTRETWGYALGKFLIDPIWWMFLFWLPDFLHKRHGLDLKTFGPPLVAIYLLSDIGSVGGGWLSSQFIKRGWSVNAARKVTMLFCACLALPVGVAALADNLWVAVLIIGVATAAHQGFSANLYTLPSDVFPNGAVGSVVGIGGMFGAFGGMAMAKYAGFVLDKIGSYTPIFVYAATGYFLALLAVHLLMPKLEPAKL; encoded by the coding sequence ATGCAGGCACCTTCGGGCACCAACGCGCCGGCGGGAGCGACACGCTACCGCTGGCTGGTCGTGACGCTGCTGTTCACGGCCATGGTCATCAACTATGTCGACCGCCAGACGGTCAGTCTGCTCAAGCCCACGCTGCAGACTGAATTTGGCTGGAGTGAAATCGATTACGCGGATCTCGTTTTCTGGTTTCAGTTCGCCTACGCCCTCTCCTATCTCGCCTTCGGCAAGATCGTCGATCGTTTCGGTGCGCGCGTGGGCTTCTCTCTGGCCTTCGTGATCTGGCAGGCCGCCCATATCGGCCACGCCGCCATGACCTCGCTGAAAGACGCCATCTTCGCCCGCGTCTTCCTCGGCATCGGCGAAGGCGGGGCTTTTCCCGGCGGCGTCAAGGCCGTGTCGGAATGGTTCCCCAAGTCCGAACGCGCTTTCGCCATGGGCCTGTTCAACGCCGGCACCAATATCGGCGCCATCGTCACGCCGCTGGTCATACCCGCCATCACCCTGGCCTTCGGCTGGCAGGCGGCCTTTATCTTCACCGGCGTGGTGGGCCTTTTGTGGCTGCCCGTCTGGTGGGTGCTATACCGCCGCCCGCGCGAGCACAAGAAGGTCAATGCGCTGGAACTGAACCACATCGAACAGGACCCGGTCGTCACGGTGCAAAAAGTATCGTGGCTCAAGGTTCTGAGCACCCGCGAAACCTGGGGCTATGCGCTGGGCAAGTTCCTGATCGACCCCATCTGGTGGATGTTCCTTTTCTGGCTGCCGGATTTCCTGCACAAACGGCATGGCCTCGACCTCAAGACCTTCGGCCCGCCGCTGGTCGCCATCTACCTGTTGTCGGACATCGGTTCGGTCGGCGGCGGCTGGCTGTCGTCGCAGTTCATCAAGCGCGGCTGGAGCGTCAACGCGGCGCGCAAGGTGACCATGCTGTTCTGCGCCTGTCTGGCCCTGCCCGTCGGTGTAGCGGCGCTGGCCGACAATCTGTGGGTCGCGGTGCTGATCATCGGCGTGGCAACAGCGGCGCACCAAGGCTTCTCGGCCAACCTCTACACCCTGCCGTCGGATGTTTTTCCGAACGGCGCGGTCGGTTCGGTCGTCGGCATCGGCGGCATGTTCGGAGCTTTCGGCGGCATGGCCATGGCCAAATATGCCGGCTTTGTCCTCGACAAAATCGGCTCCTACACGCCGATCTTCGTCTACGCCGCCACGGGCTACTTCCTCGCCCTTCTGGCCGTGCATCTGCTGATGCCGAAGCTCGAACCGGCCAAGCTCTGA